One genomic window of Fusarium fujikuroi IMI 58289 draft genome, chromosome FFUJ_chr01 includes the following:
- a CDS encoding probable ASF1-anti-silencing protein has protein sequence MSVVSLLGVNVLNNPAKFTDKYEFEITFECLEPLEKDLEWKLTYVGSATSDQYDQELDSLLVGPIPVGVNKFIFEADAPKTARIPDAEILGVTVILLTCAYDGREFIRVGYYVNNEYDSEELNAEPPAKPIIERVKRNVLAEKPRVTRFAIKWDSEASAPAEYPPEQPEADLVADGDEYGAEEAEEEEAAEADEAEASSKAKASNGEDSEMAGVENEGENAQDEEELSDDGSVDIEGESEEELEEEEEGEGEAEADGDAMEVDSAEKPAASAAKPVSVAS, from the exons ATGTCTGTCGTTTCGCTTTTGGGCGTTAATGTCCTGAACAACCCAGCCAAGTTCACCGACAAGTACGAGTTTGAGATCACTTTCGAATGCCTCGAGCCTCTAGAGAAGG ATCTCGAGTGGAAGCTCACTTACGTTGGATCCGCTACCAG TGACCAGTACGACCAAGAACTCGACTCCCTTCTCGTCGGTCCCATCCCCGTTGGTGTCAACAAATTCATTTTCGAGGCCGATGCTCCCAAAACCGCACGAATTCCCGATGCAGAGATTCTCGGTGTTACCGTCATTCTCCTGACCTGCGCCTACGATGGACGTGAGTTCATTCGCGTCGGTTACTACGTCAACAACGAATATGACTCGGAGGAGCTCAACGCTGAGCCTCCAGCTAAGCCCATTATTGAGCGTGTGAAGCGCAATGTATTGGCTGAGAAGCCCCGAGTGACTCGATTTGCCATCAAGTG GGATTCCGAGGCATCTGCTCCCGCTGAGTACCCTCCTGAGCAACCCGAGGCTGATCTTGTCGCTGACGGCGACGAATACGGTGCTGAagaggccgaggaggaggaagccgCAGAAGCtgacgaggctgaggctagctccaaggccaaggccagcaaCGGAGAGGATTCAGAGATGGCTGGTGTGGAGAACGAAGGAGAGAATGCtcaggatgaggaggagctgtCCGATGACGGCAGTGTCGATATCGAGGGCGagagtgaggaggagctcgaggaggaggaggaaggaGAGGGCGAGGCTGAGGCCGATGGTGATGCCATGGAGGTTGACAGTGCTGAGAAGCCTGCCGCATCAGCCGCCAAGCCCGTGAGTGTCGCTTCCTAA
- a CDS encoding related to RNA14-component of pre-mRNA 3`-end processing factor CF I produces MASEGASWGGEDTSTPGFQVQHSEEQVDNYAQDSLASGDADTADNGTEDDGGEYDPESVTIGTPAPVTEQSAATAQRQPSKPKMSGGFIVEASDDEDEGEDEADQPSNTAPQSEEVPSLPHPGRSTASDKPAQPALTHTPVPPAVPSNVTPALAGLDPVALLEARVKEDPRGDMDAWLNLIADHRRSSRLDQARSTYNRFLEIFPQAADVWVEWIEMELGLDNFVDAEQLFGRCLMTVPNVKLWTVYLNYIRRRNDLNNDPSGQARRTITQSYEFVIDNIGVDRDSGNIWQDYVQFVKNGPGQIGGTGWQDQQKMDQLRKVYQRAISVPMLTVNNLWKEYDQFEMGLNKMTGRKFIQERSPGYMSAKSANIALDNITRHLRRTNLPRLPPAPGFDGDQEFRDQVELWKKWIVWEKEDPLVLKTDEPKTYNQRVLYVYKQALMALRFWPEIWVDAAEWCYQNDIRENDKELGTELLLEGIRANRESVLLALKHADHIEVNYPGKEVDKAEFAQAVRKPYDDVLETLYEMGDKVKEREKLEVSTLRQAAAQDLVQASIERNDDDDEEDSKPKRSPMEERILAIQRGYAAETQLLSRTISYVWIALARAMRRIQGKGNQSEGGLRKVFTDARQKGRLTSDVYVAVALLESVVYKDPVGAKIFERGARLFPNDEMFMIEYLKYLHSKDDTTNARAVFETCVTRLVSKPETLAKAKPLYAYFHKYESQYGELSQISKLEDRMAELFPEDPKLKSFVARFSSDKFDPVAAPIIISKAVQMRPKQAMPTMVEQPISLRNSPMPARQEQSPRPQYIRATASPKRPLAVDDDELNPPKDSLEECRLSKRRNQASALHRDITFLLNILPPSQSFDAQRVNPTAMVSILRDVHLPDAATLKATGGGQARFGNPSHTRQPSGEFGNRPLSPYGRVASAAGGYRNSPLRPESGNTFQANPYPPPDPSGQLPMWPQVPGGYGAPAPGQFGGYRFQ; encoded by the exons ATGGCTTCCGAGGGTGCTTCATGGGGAGGAGAGGATACTAGCACGCCGGGTTTTCAAGTTCAGCATAGCGAGGAACAAGTTGATAACTACGCTCAAGACTCTCTTGCTTCTGGTGACGCTGATACAGCAGATAATGGTACAGAAGATGATGGGGGAGAATATGATCCAGAGTCAGTCACTATCGGTACACCTGCGCCGGTTACTGAACAATCCGCGGCCACTGCTCAACGGCAACCCTCCAAGCCCAAGATGTCGGGGGGCTTTATTGTGGAAGCatccgatgacgaggatgagggtgAAGACGAAGCTGACCAGCCTTCCAATACTGCTCCTCAATCGGAAGAAGTGCCCTCGCTCCCTCATCCTGGCCGTTCCACTGCATCTGATAAACCTGCCCAGCCAGCTCTAACCCATACACCTGTTCCTCCTGCTGTCCCTTCCAATGTGACTCCAGCTTTGGCTGGTCTCGACCCTGTTGCTCTCCTCGAGGCTCGTGTTAAAGAGGACCCTCGTGGGGATATGGATGCTTGGCTTAACTTGATCGCCGACCATAGACGCTCAAGCCGACTTGATCAGGCCCGAAGTACCTATAATCGTTTTCTCGAAATATTTCCACAAGCT GCTGATGTCTGGGTCGAATGGATCGAGATGGAGCTCGGTCTCGACAACTTTGTCGATGCCGAACAGCTTTTTGGAAGATGTCTGATGACTGTACCCAACGTCAAGCTGTGGACAGTCTATCTCAACTATATTCGCCGTCGTAACGATCTCAACAATGATCCTTCGGGTCAAGCTCGCCGAACTATTACCCAGTCCTATGAGTTTGTCATCGACAACATTGGTGTGGATAGAGATTCTGGCAATATCTGGCAAGATTATGTCCAGTTCGTCAAAAACGGTCCCGGCCAGATTGGGGGTACAGGTTGGCAGGACCAGCAAAAGATGGATCAATTGCGCAAGGTGTATCAACGCGCTATTTCCGTGCCCATGTTGACCGTCAACAATCTCTGGAAGGAGTATGACCAGTTCGAGATGGGACTGAATAAGATGACT GGACGCAAGTTCATCCAAGAGCGCTCGCCAGGCTATATGTCGGCCAAGAGTGCCAATATTGCTTTGGACAACATCACTCGGCACCTCAGACGCACTAATCTTCCTCGGTTACCGCCAGCTCCAGGTTTTGATGGGGACCAGGAGTTCAGAGACCAGGTCGAACTGTGGAAGAAGTGGATCGTTTGGGAGAAAGAAGATCCCCTTGTCTTGAAAACTGATGAGCCCAAAACATACAACCAACGGGTACTCTACGTCTACAAGCAAGCGTTGATGGCACTCCGTTTCTGGCCTGAGATCTGGGTTGATGCGGCAGAGTGGTGTTACCAAAACGACATCCGGGAAAACGACAAAGAGTTGGGCACAGAATTGCTACTTGAAGGCATTCGAGCAAACCGCGAAAGTGTTTTGCTTGCCTTGAAACACGCAGACCACATTGAAGTCAACTATCCTGGCAAAGAGGTCGACAAGGCCGAGTTTGCCCAGGCTGTCCGAAAGCCATACGATGATGTTCTCGAAACATTGTACGAAATGGgcgacaaagtcaaagagcGGGAGAAGTTGGAGGTGTCCACATTGAGACAAGCCGCTGCACAAGATCTGGTTCAAGCTTCCATCGAAcgcaatgatgatgacgacgaggaagacagcAAGCCTAAGCGTTCGCCTATGGAAGAACGCATTCTTGCCATCCAGAGGGGATACGCTGCTGAAACACAACTTCTGTCCCGTACGATTTCTTATGTCTGGATTGCTCTCGCGAGGGCCATGCGCCGCATTCAAGGCAAAGGCAACCAGTCAGAAGGTGGTTTGCGCAAAGTCTTCACTGATGCACGCCAGAAGGGACGACTTACAAGCGATGTCTACGTAGCGgttgctcttcttgagtCTGTTGTCTACAAGGATCCTGTAGGCGCCAAGATCTTCGAAAGAGGCGCTCGTCTGTTCCCCAACGATGAGATGTTCATGATAGAATACTTGAAGTATCTTCATTCCAAGGATGACACGACTA ATGCACGAGCCGTATTCGAGACTTGTGTCACCCGACTGGTTTCCAAACCAGAGACTCTCGCAAAGGCAAAGCCGCTGTATGCGTATTTCCACAAGTACGAATCGCAGTATGGCGAACTATCGCAAATCTCCAAGCTGGAGGACCGAATGGCAGAACTCTTCCCTGAGGACCCCAAACTGAAGTCCTTTGTTGCCAGGTTTTCATCCGACAAGTTTGACCCAGTTGCTGCCCCTATCATAATTTCGAAGGCAGTGCAAATGAGGCCAAAACAAGCCATGCCTACTATGGTCGAGCAGCCTATCTCACTGCGAAATAGCCCCATGCCAGCGCGACAAGAACAGAGTCCCCGTCCTCAGTATATTCGGGCAACTGCTTCCCCAAAACGGCCTCTTGCTgtagacgatgatgagcttaaCCCCCCCAAAGACTCGCTAGAGGAGTGTCGCCTCTCAAAG CGCCGGAACCAAGCATCAGCGTTACACAGAGATATCACCTTCCTTCTTAACATCCTCCCCCCTTCTCAAAGCTTTGACGCACAACGCGTTAACCCCACGGCCATGGTCTCTATTCTCCGGGACGTCCATCTTCCTGACGCCGCCACGTTAAAGGCAACAGGCGGTGGCCAGGCACGCTTTGGTAATCCCTCCCATACTAGACAACCTTCAGGCGAGTTCGGCAACAGGCCGCTGAGCCCATATGGAAGAGTGGCATCTGCAGCTGGCGGGTATAGGAACTCGCCGCTGCGGCCGGAGAGTGGAAATACCTTCCAAGCCAACCCCTATCCTCCCCCTGACCCGAGCGGCCAACTACCTATGTGGCCGCAAGTACCTGGTGGCTACGGCGCACCAGCACCAGGTCAGTTTGGAGGATATAGATTTCAATGA
- a CDS encoding QDE-2 argonaute-like family protein, whose amino-acid sequence MSDRGRSPSPAGSGGPSGSGRRPYQSPARSASGSAAGGAPVGYQKPLGFDPAKPQGQDNQGNTRMELPPDAYVAETKKDLFTLRNGRFNTEGKPEQIEVNQYRMTKFDYSKKIFQYDVFISPNPDKIGPVMKKIWAHDTTRNAMKAYNFEKWLFDGKKLAWSPALVERGEARFTVDLDEGRRPAGGRAREGGKFLVTIRKTTEIQVAALQGYLEHKISFNNSVQEALNFMDHLVRQWPSKNLLAIKRNFYKTGQPGAPLHDGAIVEVHKGTYASIRMSDNIKQRGVGLGYNIDVANTCFWIGNQPMDKMACNFLATLDTKFGGQTPGSLHELLKPVQDRKTGRWASSDAFKQLRKMRRLKFKVKHRGRKNEDKLYTIQDFAFNEKFGEAGASARTWTFEKDGKDISVYEYYKKEYNVTLRLSHLPLIDAGKGGMIPMELAFVEDMQRYPFKLNPDQTAAMIRIAVTRPAIRKRDIQTGAAALQIGQDPFLKEYGVNIDSQFAKTEARILNAPIVRFGQGTAEPRFAGRWDLRGKKFWKQNVAPLQSWGFICLEMTLPQAVMQAFASTFKTTYIGHGGKVLADPILLPTPGALRYDAAGAIAHAHEQITKQRGYTQLLFVIVSKKNSGTYERLKKSADCRFGILTQVVLGNHVQKNNGQYHSNVCMKVNAKLGGATSCTPPLWKTATFFPDTRPTMIVGVDVSHAAPGGVTPSTASMTMSVDKDATRYAAVAETNGYRVEMLTPSNIRFMFGELIPRWRASHQGLVPKHLIYFRDGVGEGQFAYVLDQEVEEIKKYLGTILPAGQMPKFTVIVATKRHHIRFFPQRGDKNGNPLPGTLVEREVTHPFMFDFYLNSHVAIQGTARPVHYHIILDEMNMPVNDLQKMIYQQCYSYARSTTPVSLHPAVYYAHLASNRARAHENVNSSDGFRIGPKGHEIAAEKQAHGTSTNLPNRNVEAPPLIRLGGATSQTPQDGEQRQRDFFRGTMWYI is encoded by the exons ATGTCTGATAGAGGTCGCTCCCCTTCCCCGGCTGGGTCTGGAGGTCCCTCCGGCTCGGGACGACGCCCTTATCAGTCTCCCGCACGTTCTGCGTCTGGCTCTGCTGCTGGCGGTGCTCCTGTCGGCTACCAGAAACCCCTTGGCTTTGATCCAGCCAAGCCCCAGGGTCAGGACAATCAAGGCAATACCCGAATGGAGTTGCCCCCTGACGCTTACGTGgccgagaccaagaaggactTGTTCACACTGCGAAATGGGCGTTTCAACACTGAGGGGAAACCCGAGCAGATCGAGGTCAACCAGTACAGGATGACCAAGTTCGACTACAGCAAAAAGATCTTTCAGTACGAC GTTTTCATCTCTCCCAACCCGGACAAGATTGGCCCCGTCATGAAGAAGATCTGGGCACATGACACTACTCGCAATGCCATGAAAGCCTACAACTTCGAGAAGTGGCTCTTCGATGGGAAGAAGCTGGCATGGAGCCCTGCTCTTGTGGAACGTGGCGAGGCTCGCTTCACTGTCGACCTTGACGAGGGCAGAAGACCTGCTGGTGGGAGAGCTCGCGAAGGCGGCAAGTTTCTGGTCACAATTCGAAAAACCACCGAAATTCAAGTTGCTGCTCTCCAAGGTTATCTCGAACACAAGATTTCTTTTAACAACAGCGTTCAAGAGGCGCTGAACTTTATGGATCATCTTGTGCGACAGTGGCCTTCAAAGAACCTCCTGGCCATCAAGCGAAACTTTTACAAGACTGGTCAGCCTGGAGCCCCTCTTCACGATGGAGCTATTGTTGAGGTTCACAAGGGCACATATGCCTCCATCCGCATGAGTGACAACATCAAGCAGAGAGGTGTTGGCCTTGGCTACAACATTGATGTTGCCAACACTTGTTTCTGGATCGGCAACCAACCGATGGACAAGATGGCTTGCAACTTCCTCGCCACTCTGGATACGAAGTTTGGAGGACAGACACCTGGCAGTCTCCACGAGTTGCTCAAGCCTGTCCAGGACCGCAAAACTGGACGCTGGGCCTCCTCGGATGCTTTCAAGCAGCTCCGAAAGATGCGTCGActcaagttcaaggtcaagcacAGGGGCCGAAAAAACGAGGACAAACTGTATACCATCCAAGACTTTGCTTTCAATGAGAAATTCGGCGAAGCGGGCGCATCGGCCAGGACCTGGACTTTTGAAAAGGACGGGAAAGACATCTCGGTGTATGAGTACTACAAGAAGGAGTACAACGTGACCCTGAGACTATCTCATCTTCCACTCATTGATGCCGGAAAAGGCGGCATGATTCCTATGGAGCTTGCCTTCGTTGAGGACATGCAGCGATACCCATTCAAGCTTAACCCCGACCAGACAGCCGCCATGATCAGAATTGCTGTCACCCGCCCAGCTATTCGCAAGCGAGACATTCAGACTGGAGCTGCTGCTCTGCAGATCGGTCAAGATCCGTTTTTGAAGGAGTATGGCGTCAACATCGATTCGCAGTTTGCAAAGACCGAGGCACGCATTCTGAATGCCCCAATCGTCAGGTTTGGACAAGGTACAGCCGAACCCAGATTTGCTGGTCGCTGGGACTTGCGAGGCAAGAAGTTCTGGAAGCAGAATGTCGCGCCTCTCCAGAGCTGGGGCTTTATCTGCCTGGAGATGACCCTTCCGCAAGCCGTTATGCAGGCTTTTGCCAGTACCTTCAAAACCACCTACATCGGCCACGGAGGCAAAGTGCTTGCCGACCCTATTCTTTTGCCTACACCTGGTGCCCTACGCTATGATGCTGCGGGTGCCATTGCTCACGCTCATGAGCAGATCACGAAGCAACGGGGCTACACCCAACTATTGTTTGTTATCgtctccaagaagaacagcgGCACCTATGAGCGCCTCAAGAAGTCTGCGGATTGCAGATTTGGCATTCTTACCCAGGTCGTCCTCGGCAACCACGTGCAGAAGAACAATGGGCAATACCATTCGAATGTTTGCATGAAGGTGAACGCCAAGCTGGGTGGTGCTACTTCCTGCACTCCTCCTTTGTGGAAGACCGCTACATTCTTCCCCGACACCCGCCCTACCATGATTGTAGGTGTTGATGTATCCCACGCCGCTCCTGGAGGCGTAACTCCATCCACCGCCTCGATGACTATGTCTGTGGACAAGGATGCCACTCGTTACGCCGCAGTTGCTGAGACCAACGGATACCGTGTCGAGATGTTGACCCCCTCGAACATTCGATTCATGTTCGGTGAGCTCATCCCTCGTTGGAGAGCCAGCCACCAAGGACTGGTTCCTAAACACCTAATCTATTTCCGAGATGGTGTAGGAGAGGGACAATTTGCGTATGTGTTGGACCAGGAAGTCGAAGAGATCAAAAAATATCTTGGCACGATCCTTCCTGCTGGACAGATGCCAAAGTTCACTGTGATTGTGGCCACCAAGCGTCACCACATTCGTTTCTTCCCTCAGAGAGGCGATAAGAATGGCAATCCTTTGCCCGGTACTTTGGTTGAGCGAGAAGTCACGCATCCGTTTATGTTTGACTTTTACCTCAACTCACACGTCGCTATCCAGGGGACTGCTCGACCGGTTCACTACCATATCATCCTGGATGAGATGAACATGCCAGTGAATGATCTACAGAAGATGATTTACCAGCAGTGCTACTCGTACGCGCGCTCGACCACCCCTGTTTCGCTCCATCCGGCTGTCTACTACGCGCATCTCGCTAGTAACCGAGCTCGCGCCCATGAGAACGTCAACTCTAGTGATGGTTTCCGAATCGGTCCCAAGGGCCACGAGATTGCTGCAGAGAAGCAGGCGCATGGTACTTCCACCAACCTTCCTAACAGGAACGTTGAAGCACCCCCATTGATCCGCCTTGGTGGTGCAACTAGCCAGACGCCTCAGGATGGCGAGCAGCGCCAGAGAGACTTTTTCCGTGGCACTATGTGGTACATCTAA
- a CDS encoding probable saccharopine reductase, whose product MPQSALLLGSGFVATPAVEVLAKAGVHVTVACRTLASAKNLAGTFDNTNAISLDVNDSAALEEAVAKHDITISLIPYTYHVAVIKAAIKAKKNVVTTSYVSPAMEELHEEAKAAGITVLNEIGVDPGVDHLYAVDFIDRIQQEGGKIKSFKSFCGGLPAPENSNNPLGYKFSWSSRGVLLALKNNAKYYEDNKLVDITGVDLMGTAKPYHTGYLGYNFVAYGNRDSTGYRQRYRIPDAETVVRGTIRYNGFPQFVKALVDIGFLSVDEQDFFKQAIPWKEALQKFIGASSSSEQDLIKAVLSKTSISDESVKSQVLAGLKWIGVFSDAKTTPRGTALDTLCATLEQKMAYEDGERDLVFLQHTFEVVNKDGSQNTWTSTLIEYGAPEGSGGYSAMSKLVGVPCGVATKMVLDGTITDKGVVAPVYPSLARTLMKQLKADHGIECKEKIIA is encoded by the exons ATGCCTCAATctgccctcctcctcggttCCGGCTTCGTTGCCACTCCTGCAGTCGAAGTCCTCGCCAAGGCTGGCGTTCACGTTACTGTTGCTTGCCGTACTCTCGCCTCGGCCAAGAACCTCGCTGGAACTTTCGACAACACCAACGCCATTAGCCTCGACGTCAACGATTCCGCTGCTCTCGAGGAGGCTGTCGCCAAGCACGACATCACCATCTCTCTGATTCCCTACACATACCACGTTGCCGTCATCAAGGCCGctatcaaggccaagaagaatgtCGTCACTACCTCTTACGTCTCTCCTGCTATGGAGGAGCTTcacgaggaggccaaggctgccgGTATCACAGTCCTGAATGAGATTGGT GTTGACCCTGG TGTCGACCACCTTTACGCCGTCGACTTCATCGACCGCATCCAGCAGGAGGGTGGCAAGATCAAGTccttcaagagcttctgcGGTGGTCTCCCCGCCCCCGAGA ACTCCAACAACCCCCTAG GCTACAAGTTCAGCTGGAGCAGCCGAGGtgtccttcttgccctcaagAACAACGCCAAATACTACGAGGACAACAAGCTGGTTGACATCACCGGTGTCGACCTCATGGGCACTGCTAAGCCTTACCACACCGGCTACTTGGGTTACAACTTTGTTGCCTATGGAAACCGCGACAGCACTGGTTACCGCCAGCG CTACCGCATTCCTGATGCCGAGACCGTCGTCCGGGGAACCATTCGCTACAATGGTTTCCCCCAGTTCGTCAAGGCTCTCGTCGACATTGGCTTCCTCAGTGTTGATGAGCAAGACTTCTTCAAGCAGGCTATTCCTTGGAAGGAGGCCCTCCAGAAGTTCATTGGTGCTAGCTCATCAAGCGAGCAGGATctgatcaaggctgttcTCTCAAAGACCTCTATCAGCGATGAGTCTGTCAAGAGCCAAGTGCTGGCTGGACTCAAGTGGA TTGGTGTCTTCTCTGATGCCAAGACCACCCCTCGTGGAACAGCCCTCGACACCCTGTGCGCCACTCTTGAGCAGAAGATGGCCTACGAGGATGGCGAGCGCGACCTTGTG TTCCTTCAACACACTTTCGAGGTCGTCAACAAGGATGGCAGCCAGAACACCTGGACTTCCACCCTTATCGAGTACGGTGCCCCTGAGGGTTCCGGTGGCTACTCCGCCATGTCCAAGCTCGTCGGTGTTCCTTGTGGTGTTG CTACCAAGATGGTTCTCGACGGTACTATAACAGATAAGGGTGTTGTCGCCCCTGTGTACCCTAGCCTTGCCAGAACATTGATgaagcagctcaaggcaGACCATGG TATCGAGTGCAAGGAAAAGATCATTGCTTAA
- a CDS encoding related to allantoate permease, whose product MADVNATKGELEQAQAQAQAQAQEMEQADDRISRIDSVQVGNVDKPQGDGIYAEALAQYPTDDSIDPILEKKVRRKLDRLIIPVLGVCYFFYYVDKTTLSYAAIFGLKDDLKLKGDEYSWLSSSFYFGWLIWAIPSNLLMQRSPPGYYLAFNIFMWGALLMTQAAAKNFAGLLALRILSGAFEAIADPAFMLITSMYFTREEQPSRISAWYAFNGIGVAGGGLIGYAIGKIKGALQSWRYEFLVVGAFCSAWAIALVLLLPNSPRTIRGFSHDEKLIMIARMRRNQTGIEQRRINWGQIKEAYLDYKTWLFTLLGFVSNVPNGGISNFSTLVIQGLGFDTLHTALLGIPQGALVVIWIGLGALANKYMPPNSRTLVSAIFMIPTIAGALGFLLAPEDAYVGRLICFYLTGSYQASFVICLSLITSNTGGQSKKMIVSGMIWFGACVGNIASPFFYRPEQAPSYHLGIGSLLVANCIEFALFFVFRYAFKWENKRKEQLREALRAAGHDFTANTTAFMDMTDKENPNFEYVY is encoded by the exons ATGGCCGATGTCAACGCCACAAAAGGTGAACTCGAACAGGCCCAGGCCCAGGCCCAGgcccaagctcaagagatGGAACAAGCGGACGATAGAATCAGCAGGATTGACAGTGTCCAAGTTGGTAATGTCGACAAACCGCAAGGGGACGGGATATACGCCGAAGCTCTTGCACAATATCCTACTGATGATTCAATCGACCCAATTCTGGAGAAGAAAGTCAGAAGGAAACTCGACCGACTCATAATACCTGTTCTGGGAGTTTGCTACTTTTTCTACTATGTTGACAAAACAACACT TTCCTATGCTGCCATCTTTGGTCTCAAGGATGACCTCAAGCTTAAAGGTGACGAGTACTCTTGGCTCTCGAGCAGCTTCTATTTCGGTTGGTTGATCTGGGCTATTCCCTCGAACCTCCTGATGCAACGCAGCCCTCCTGGTTACTACCTGGCCTTCAACATTTTCATGTGGGGTGCTCTCCTCATGACACAGGCCGCTGCAAAGAACTTTGCTGGTCTTCTCGCTCTCAGAATTCTGTCCGGCGCatttgaagccatcgcaGACCCGGCTTTCATGCTCATTACTTCCATGTACTTCACGCGCGAAGAGCAACCAAGTCGTATATCAGCTTGGTATGCTTTCAACGGCATAGGTGTTGCTGGCGGAGGTCTGATTG GCTATGCAATTGGTAAAATCAAAGGAGCGCTTCAGTCGTGGCGTTACGAGTTCCTTGTAGTTGGCGCTTTTTGCTCTGCTTGGGCCATCGCTCTCGTTCTGCTACTACCCAATTCTCCTCGCACCATTCGAGGTTTCTCTCACgatgagaagctcatcatgaTTGCTCGAATGCGACGCAACCAAACTGGCATCGAGCAGCGAAGAATCAATTGGGGTCAAATCAAAGAAGCATACCTCGACTACAAGACATGGCTATTCACTTTGCTTGGATTCGTTTCTAATGTCCCCAACGGCGGAATTTCAAACTTCTCCACGCTAGTCATCCAGGGTCTTGGGTTTGATACGCTGCATACGGCCCTGCTGGGCATTCCTCAGGGTGCCCTCGTGGTCATCTGGATCGGACTTGGTGCTCTGGCCAACAAGTATATGCCTCCCAATAGCCGAACTCTGGTCAGTGCCATCTTCATGATACCAACTATAGCCGGAGCTCTTGGCTTTCTTCTGGCACCAGAAGATGCTTACGTTGGCCGTTTGATTTGCTT CTACCTCACTGGCTCCTATCAGGCATCATTTGTCATATGCCTCTCTCTCATCACTTCAAACACCGGAGGCCAGTCCAAAAAGATGATTGTTTCTGGTATGATTTGGTTTGGTGCCTGTGTTGGCAACATTGCCAGCCCCTTTTTCTACCGCCCCGAGCAGGCACCCTCCTACCACCTTGGTATCGGATCACTTCTTGTCGCCAACTGCATTGAGTTCGCCCTGTTTTTCGTCTTTAGATATGCCTTCAAGTGGGAGAACAAACGGAAAGAGCAGCTTCGTGAAGCTTTACGAGCAGCGGGCCATGATTTTACTGCCAACACTACTGCGTTCATGGATATGACGGATAAGGAAAACCCGAACTTTGAATACGTGTACTAG